A genomic stretch from Streptomyces venezuelae ATCC 10712 includes:
- a CDS encoding STAS domain-containing protein, protein MPWDDAAIIDLPSRSEGEPPAVERAEGAAPRPAQDTTPQNAVLRYEYRGAQVVEAQGEYDLHSVGPLADALWRAVETHPMVILDASRITFADSSALNLMLLVHRTGKLRVTAPSAQVQRLCAITGADGVLQIRDTIADAVAG, encoded by the coding sequence ATGCCCTGGGACGATGCTGCCATCATCGATCTCCCGTCCAGGTCCGAAGGCGAGCCGCCGGCGGTGGAGCGAGCCGAGGGCGCGGCGCCGCGCCCGGCCCAGGACACGACGCCGCAGAACGCGGTCCTCCGGTACGAATACCGCGGGGCACAGGTCGTCGAGGCCCAGGGCGAGTACGACCTCCACTCCGTCGGGCCCCTGGCCGACGCGCTGTGGAGGGCGGTCGAGACGCACCCGATGGTGATTCTGGACGCCTCCCGGATCACCTTCGCGGACTCGTCCGCCCTGAACCTGATGCTCCTCGTCCACCGGACAGGAAAGCTGCGCGTGACGGCGCCGTCAGCGCAGGTCCAGCGCCTGTGCGCGATCACCGGCGCCGACGGCGTCCTCCAGATCCGGGACACGATCGCCGACGCCGTCGCCGGCTAG
- a CDS encoding helix-turn-helix transcriptional regulator has product MLEAPESHTGWTFITNHARVLASIADNPNARIRDIAARCRLTERAVSRIIADLEQDGYLSHTREGRTNTYRIAPGKALRHPAEANLPLASLLSLLVHSETERTAAQQQADPQQHVAAPQANTQQQPVAG; this is encoded by the coding sequence ATGCTGGAAGCTCCTGAGTCCCACACCGGATGGACGTTCATCACGAACCACGCCCGCGTCCTGGCTTCTATTGCGGACAATCCGAACGCCCGCATCCGTGACATCGCCGCCCGCTGCCGGCTGACCGAGCGGGCCGTGTCGCGGATCATCGCCGACCTCGAACAGGACGGCTATCTCTCCCATACGCGGGAGGGGCGGACGAACACGTACCGCATAGCGCCGGGCAAGGCGCTGCGTCATCCCGCGGAAGCCAACCTTCCGCTGGCCTCCCTCCTGTCCCTGCTCGTCCACAGCGAGACGGAGCGGACCGCCGCCCAACAGCAGGCCGACCCCCAGCAGCACGTCGCCGCCCCCCAGGCCAACACGCAGCAGCAGCCGGTCGCCGGCTAG
- a CDS encoding transposase — MAADKAYSNGPCRDYLRRRDIRHTIPEKTDSRNKLKHARAVATRYDKRGYVYLGTVTFVALAIWLRT; from the coding sequence GTGGCCGCCGACAAGGCGTACAGCAACGGGCCGTGCCGCGACTACCTGCGCAGACGCGACATCCGGCATACGATCCCGGAGAAGACCGACAGCCGCAACAAGCTCAAGCACGCTCGCGCGGTCGCGACTCGGTACGACAAACGCGGCTACGTCTACCTCGGTACCGTCACCTTCGTGGCCCTCGCCATCTGGCTCCGTACATGA
- a CDS encoding pectate lyase codes for MTSSSPSHRRKTARRRAVIGGLSALGITGAAVVTTTLLAPAGAASALPAWPQANGSKPVPASIEVSGSYDGKLQRFYGTGELGSDGQDEDQPPVFVLKDGAVLKNVIIGSPAADGVHCLGSCTLQNVWWENVGEDAATFKGTSASSVYAVYGGGAKSASDKVFQFNGAGKLVVTKFQVADFGKLVRSCGNCKKQYPRTILVNDVDITTPGKSIVGVNANYGDTASLRNVRVHGDTKKKIKPCTRFTGNNTGKEPTEIGTGPDGTTCRYAATDITYD; via the coding sequence ATGACGTCATCGTCACCGTCCCACCGGCGCAAGACCGCCCGCCGCCGCGCGGTCATCGGCGGTCTGAGCGCCCTCGGCATCACCGGCGCGGCCGTCGTCACCACCACCCTGCTCGCCCCGGCCGGCGCCGCGAGCGCCCTGCCCGCCTGGCCGCAGGCGAACGGCAGCAAGCCCGTCCCCGCGTCCATCGAGGTCTCGGGCAGCTACGACGGCAAGCTCCAGCGCTTCTACGGCACCGGTGAGCTCGGCTCCGACGGCCAGGACGAGGACCAGCCGCCGGTCTTCGTCCTCAAGGACGGAGCGGTCCTCAAGAACGTGATCATCGGCTCCCCGGCCGCCGACGGGGTGCACTGCCTGGGCAGCTGCACCCTGCAGAACGTCTGGTGGGAGAACGTCGGCGAGGACGCCGCCACCTTCAAGGGCACCTCGGCCTCCTCCGTGTACGCGGTGTACGGCGGCGGCGCGAAGAGCGCGTCCGACAAGGTCTTCCAGTTCAACGGCGCGGGCAAGCTGGTCGTGACCAAGTTCCAGGTCGCCGACTTCGGCAAGCTCGTCCGCTCCTGCGGCAACTGCAAGAAGCAGTACCCCCGCACGATCCTGGTCAACGACGTGGACATCACCACGCCCGGGAAGTCGATCGTCGGCGTGAACGCCAACTACGGCGACACCGCGTCCCTGCGCAACGTCCGCGTCCACGGCGACACCAAGAAGAAGATCAAGCCGTGCACCCGCTTCACCGGCAACAACACCGGCAAGGAGCCCACGGAGATCGGCACCGGACCGGACGGCACCACCTGCCGGTACGCGGCCACCGACATCACGTACGACTAG
- a CDS encoding EI24 domain-containing protein yields the protein MRDLGVGFGFLLQGQKWVGRHGRWFGFGLLPGLVTLVLYAGALVGLGYGADDLTAWATPFADDWTSPWLGIFRGTLTALVFAFGLFLAVITFTAVTLLVGQPFYESLSEEVDRSEGGDVPESGLPLWRELWISARDSLRVLLRVACYGILLFACGFIPVIGQTVVPAVGFCVSGFFLAEELTAVAFQRRGVELKERLVLLRGRRMAVLGFGVPLTLAFLVPFVAVFLMPGAVAGATLMARELGGETAGGDRDDDSGENDHPGGNLPSSGGDQGVHHLPH from the coding sequence ATGCGTGATCTCGGGGTGGGTTTCGGTTTCCTGCTACAGGGCCAGAAGTGGGTGGGCCGGCACGGACGGTGGTTCGGATTCGGGCTGCTGCCCGGACTGGTCACCCTCGTGCTGTACGCGGGCGCCCTCGTCGGCCTCGGCTACGGGGCCGACGACCTGACCGCCTGGGCGACCCCGTTCGCCGACGACTGGACCTCGCCCTGGCTCGGCATCTTCCGCGGCACCCTGACCGCGCTGGTCTTCGCCTTCGGGCTGTTCCTCGCGGTCATCACCTTCACCGCCGTGACCCTGCTCGTCGGCCAGCCCTTCTACGAGTCGCTCTCCGAAGAGGTCGACCGCAGCGAGGGCGGCGACGTGCCCGAGTCCGGGCTGCCGCTCTGGCGCGAACTGTGGATCTCCGCCCGGGACAGCCTGCGCGTCCTGCTGCGGGTCGCCTGCTACGGCATCCTCCTCTTCGCCTGCGGGTTCATCCCGGTGATCGGCCAGACCGTCGTGCCCGCCGTGGGCTTCTGCGTCTCGGGCTTCTTCCTCGCCGAGGAGCTGACGGCCGTCGCCTTCCAGCGCCGGGGCGTCGAGCTCAAGGAGCGGCTGGTGCTGCTCCGCGGGCGCCGGATGGCCGTCCTGGGCTTCGGCGTTCCGCTGACCCTCGCCTTCCTGGTGCCCTTCGTCGCCGTCTTCCTGATGCCGGGAGCCGTCGCCGGGGCCACCCTGATGGCCCGTGAGCTCGGCGGCGAGACGGCCGGCGGCGACCGCGACGACGACTCCGGGGAAAACGATCACCCGGGCGGCAACCTTCCTTCCTCCGGCGGCGACCAGGGGGTGCACCACCTCCCCCACTGA
- a CDS encoding organic hydroperoxide resistance protein: MSIQHSDVLYTAVATAENGRDGRVATDDGKLDLVVNPPKAMGGSGEGTNPEQLFAAGYSACFQGALGVVARNENADISGSTVTAEVGIGKNDDGFGIIVKISATIPNLDAETAKSLIEKAHQVCPYSKATRGNITVELLAV, from the coding sequence ATGTCGATCCAGCACTCCGACGTCCTCTACACCGCCGTCGCCACCGCCGAGAACGGGCGCGACGGCCGGGTCGCCACCGACGACGGCAAGCTCGACCTCGTCGTCAACCCGCCCAAGGCCATGGGCGGCTCCGGCGAGGGCACCAACCCCGAGCAGCTCTTCGCGGCGGGCTACAGCGCCTGCTTCCAGGGCGCGCTCGGCGTGGTCGCCCGTAACGAGAACGCCGACATCTCCGGCTCGACGGTCACCGCCGAGGTCGGCATCGGCAAGAACGACGACGGCTTCGGCATCATCGTCAAGATCTCGGCGACCATCCCGAACCTGGACGCCGAGACCGCGAAGAGCCTGATCGAGAAGGCCCACCAGGTCTGCCCGTACTCCAAGGCGACCCGCGGCAACATCACGGTCGAGCTGCTCGCCGTCTGA
- a CDS encoding NADP-dependent oxidoreductase — protein sequence MSVLPASSREWHLVARPHGWPTPADFALRETPVTEPAEGRILVRNLHFSVDPYMRGRMNDVKSYIPPFKLDHPMDGGAVGEVVASNAEGFAVGDHVLHGLGWREYADVPAQHATKVDPALAPLSAYLGVLGMTGLTAYAGLFEVASFKEGDAVFVSGAAGAVGSQVGQMARLKGASRVIGSAGSDEKVKFLVEELGFDAAFNYKNGPVKDQLREAAPDGIDVYFDNVGGDHLEAAISSLNVHGRATICGMIAQYNDTEPVAGPRNMAMIIGKRLRLQGVLVGDHYGLQQQFVQEVGGWLGSGELKHRETFVEGIENGVDAFLGLLRGDNTGKMIVSATR from the coding sequence ATGTCCGTACTTCCCGCGTCCAGCCGTGAGTGGCACCTCGTCGCCCGCCCGCACGGCTGGCCGACCCCCGCCGACTTCGCCCTGCGCGAGACCCCGGTCACCGAGCCCGCCGAGGGCCGCATCCTGGTGCGCAACCTGCACTTCTCCGTCGACCCGTACATGCGCGGCCGGATGAACGACGTGAAGTCGTACATCCCCCCGTTCAAGCTCGACCACCCCATGGACGGCGGCGCGGTCGGCGAGGTCGTCGCCTCCAACGCCGAGGGCTTCGCCGTCGGCGACCACGTCCTGCACGGCCTCGGCTGGCGCGAGTACGCCGACGTCCCGGCCCAGCACGCCACCAAGGTCGACCCGGCGCTCGCCCCCCTCTCCGCCTACCTCGGCGTCCTCGGCATGACCGGCCTCACCGCCTACGCCGGCCTCTTCGAGGTCGCCTCCTTCAAGGAGGGCGACGCGGTCTTCGTCTCCGGCGCCGCCGGGGCCGTCGGCAGCCAGGTCGGCCAGATGGCGCGGCTCAAGGGCGCCTCCCGGGTGATCGGCTCCGCCGGCTCGGACGAGAAGGTCAAGTTCCTCGTCGAGGAGCTCGGCTTCGACGCCGCCTTCAACTACAAGAACGGCCCGGTCAAGGACCAGCTCCGCGAGGCCGCCCCGGACGGCATCGACGTCTACTTCGACAACGTCGGCGGCGACCACCTCGAAGCCGCGATCTCCTCGCTCAACGTGCACGGCCGCGCCACCATCTGCGGCATGATCGCCCAGTACAACGACACCGAGCCGGTCGCAGGACCGCGCAACATGGCGATGATCATCGGCAAGCGGCTGCGCCTCCAGGGCGTCCTCGTCGGCGACCACTACGGCCTCCAGCAGCAGTTCGTCCAGGAGGTCGGCGGCTGGCTCGGCTCCGGCGAGCTGAAGCACCGGGAGACCTTCGTCGAGGGCATCGAGAACGGCGTCGACGCCTTCCTCGGACTGCTCCGCGGTGACAACACCGGAAAGATGATCGTCTCGGCGACCCGTTAG
- a CDS encoding MarR family winged helix-turn-helix transcriptional regulator — protein sequence MATSRTDPLTLEVVELIGTVVARYYEEYEQAAAQHALTGAQARVLGLLSLDPLPMRHIAQKLKCEPSNITGIVDRLEARGLAERRPDPADRRVKLAAATEEGRETARRLRESLNFAREPLGELTETERTLLRDLLKRMLGEDVTGPAQG from the coding sequence ATGGCCACCTCACGCACGGACCCCCTGACCCTCGAAGTCGTCGAGCTGATCGGCACGGTCGTGGCGCGCTACTACGAGGAGTACGAGCAGGCGGCCGCGCAGCACGCGCTGACCGGCGCCCAGGCCCGCGTCCTCGGCCTGCTCTCCCTCGACCCTCTGCCGATGCGGCACATCGCCCAGAAGCTGAAGTGCGAGCCGTCCAACATCACCGGCATCGTCGACCGCCTGGAGGCCCGGGGCCTGGCCGAGCGCCGCCCGGACCCGGCGGACCGCCGGGTGAAGCTGGCGGCCGCCACGGAGGAGGGCCGCGAGACCGCCCGCCGCCTGCGCGAATCCCTGAACTTCGCCCGCGAGCCGCTCGGCGAGCTGACCGAGACCGAGCGCACCCTCCTGCGGGACCTGCTCAAGCGGATGCTGGGCGAGGACGTGACCGGCCCGGCCCAGGGCTGA
- a CDS encoding SCO2400 family protein: MDYCHACRRHLNGALACAGCGTPVEELRYETPHIPVQPVQSYAPAYGAVPRRPEPAAEAEAEAGPGREPAPAPEHVYELDVLEPPRPPAGGRRAARGRSAARKGRRGRSRRGRTVLVGTLGLVMAAGALSLARLAVEDTDAPGAATAVEELEVDATPLPPDPVPTTAEATDGASPSPVTATPTRPRQVSADAGTPTGKGSGGGSGSGSGSGAGSGSGTGTGSGSGTGTGDGSSPPPAPTAPTATPDGPTVTPSATDGGGTTPPAPPTPTGPAPTATGPTPSTTPSPSQTCTWFLWWCV; this comes from the coding sequence ATGGACTACTGCCACGCGTGCCGGCGGCATCTCAACGGGGCCCTCGCCTGTGCCGGGTGCGGGACTCCCGTCGAGGAACTGCGGTACGAGACCCCCCACATACCCGTCCAGCCGGTCCAGTCCTACGCGCCGGCGTACGGCGCCGTGCCGCGGCGGCCGGAGCCCGCCGCCGAGGCCGAGGCCGAGGCCGGGCCCGGTCGTGAGCCGGCGCCCGCGCCCGAGCACGTCTACGAGCTGGACGTCCTCGAACCGCCCCGCCCGCCCGCGGGAGGCCGCCGGGCCGCCCGGGGCCGCTCCGCCGCGCGCAAGGGCAGGCGGGGGAGGAGCCGCCGGGGCCGAACGGTCCTGGTGGGGACGCTGGGGCTGGTGATGGCGGCCGGGGCGCTGAGTCTGGCCCGGCTGGCGGTGGAGGACACGGACGCGCCGGGGGCCGCGACGGCGGTGGAGGAGCTGGAGGTCGACGCGACCCCGCTGCCCCCGGACCCCGTCCCGACCACCGCGGAGGCCACGGACGGCGCGAGCCCGTCCCCCGTCACGGCCACCCCGACGCGCCCGCGCCAGGTGAGCGCCGACGCGGGCACCCCGACGGGCAAGGGCTCGGGAGGCGGGTCGGGGTCGGGATCGGGATCGGGGGCAGGCTCCGGCTCGGGTACGGGTACGGGCTCCGGCTCCGGTACGGGCACGGGTGACGGCTCCTCCCCGCCGCCGGCCCCCACCGCCCCGACGGCCACGCCGGACGGGCCCACGGTGACCCCTTCGGCCACGGACGGCGGCGGTACGACCCCGCCCGCCCCGCCGACACCCACCGGCCCCGCCCCGACGGCCACGGGCCCGACGCCGAGCACGACGCCCTCACCGAGCCAGACCTGCACCTGGTTCCTCTGGTGGTGCGTCTAG
- a CDS encoding rod shape-determining protein has protein sequence MTVSLDQLRRCHVAVDLGAARTRVFVKGAGLVVDEPSVAAVNTRTGALIAVGALAEKMTGRTPDYIRVVRPVSGGTVVDIEMAQRMLRHLLGEKLRRQLRRKPRLRAAACTPHDSDPLAQRAAVETLVGLGARRVELVDTLIAAAVGCGLPVEQPTATMILVCGAATTQVAVLSLGSIVTAERMPVGGDAIDHAVIQHLRHHHELMLPSQSVRPLQLALSGNGLTPQGPAWTEIHGRDVATGLARSVTVDTAAVREAIHTPLTAVLDGIGKVLRDCPPDLVADLADRGIMMVGGSALLPGLDQMLREATGMPVHIAERPDVCAVLGLGAMLEGKVQPMVLDPLSERNPSADED, from the coding sequence GTGACCGTCAGCCTTGATCAGCTGCGTCGTTGCCATGTCGCCGTCGACCTGGGTGCCGCCCGCACCCGGGTCTTCGTCAAGGGCGCCGGACTCGTCGTCGACGAGCCGAGCGTCGCCGCCGTCAACACCCGTACCGGAGCGCTGATCGCCGTCGGCGCGCTGGCCGAGAAGATGACCGGCCGCACCCCCGACTACATCCGGGTCGTCCGCCCCGTCTCCGGCGGCACGGTCGTCGACATCGAGATGGCGCAGCGCATGCTCCGCCACCTCCTCGGCGAGAAGCTCCGCCGCCAGCTGCGCCGCAAGCCCCGGCTGCGCGCCGCCGCCTGCACCCCGCACGACAGCGACCCGCTCGCCCAGCGCGCCGCCGTGGAGACCCTCGTCGGTCTCGGCGCCCGCCGGGTCGAGCTGGTCGACACCCTCATCGCGGCCGCCGTCGGCTGCGGGCTCCCGGTCGAACAGCCCACCGCGACCATGATCCTGGTGTGCGGGGCGGCGACCACCCAGGTCGCGGTGCTGTCGCTCGGCTCGATCGTCACGGCCGAGCGGATGCCGGTCGGCGGCGACGCCATCGACCACGCCGTCATCCAGCACCTGCGCCACCACCACGAGCTGATGCTGCCAAGCCAGTCGGTACGCCCCCTCCAACTCGCCCTCAGCGGGAACGGGCTGACGCCGCAGGGCCCGGCCTGGACCGAGATCCACGGCCGTGACGTCGCCACCGGCCTGGCCCGCTCGGTCACCGTCGACACCGCCGCCGTGCGGGAGGCGATCCACACCCCGCTGACCGCCGTCCTCGACGGCATCGGGAAGGTGCTGCGGGACTGCCCGCCCGACCTGGTGGCCGACCTCGCCGACCGCGGGATCATGATGGTCGGCGGCAGCGCCCTGCTGCCGGGCCTCGACCAGATGCTGCGCGAGGCGACCGGCATGCCGGTGCACATCGCCGAACGGCCGGACGTGTGCGCGGTCCTGGGCCTCGGCGCGATGCTGGAGGGCAAGGTCCAGCCGATGGTCCTCGACCCGCTCTCGGAGCGGAACCCGTCGGCGGACGAGGACTGA
- a CDS encoding GAF domain-containing protein, with protein MTIMDEDRDERDGTAEDEDAPRLPMLLEAVLSVGTDLELRATLQHIVDSATELTGARYGALGVVDPERRRITELLTSGMTDEERQRAGRLPDGHTGLLGVLIQDPQPLRLDDLTADPRSSGVPAGHPEMHSFLGVPIRVHTEVFGNLYLTEKPGGFTEEDLSLLRVLASQAGIAIGNARLYETARQRERWIEGAAAVTTALLTGASAENALMTVAEQARILSGASAGVVLQPTTEGGMEIVAASTTDDPGDLVGTTIAPGSAVLVQLLGGEPVFIEDSANDPRMTTHVRTRFGPSMMLPLQSGGKLIGTLALPRRRGDAPYTAVDRLLASQFASQAALALVLADARHDRERLAVFEDRDRIARDLHDLVVQRLFATEMMLESTRRRAGESSDDSALLGRAVDELDSTIQEVRTTIFALQQPPADAPTSFRGKVLRETGGAAVLLGFQPSVHFSGAVDTLVDEETAGRLLGALRGALAAAHRRPGIGAITVEVSAGDGGGAHLRVTDDGTPPTVVTWPT; from the coding sequence ATGACGATCATGGATGAGGACAGGGACGAGCGCGACGGCACCGCCGAGGACGAGGACGCGCCCCGGCTGCCGATGCTGCTCGAAGCCGTCCTCAGCGTCGGCACGGACCTCGAACTCCGCGCCACCCTCCAGCACATCGTGGACTCCGCCACCGAACTCACCGGGGCCCGCTACGGCGCGCTCGGGGTCGTCGACCCCGAGCGCCGCCGCATCACCGAACTCCTCACCTCCGGCATGACCGACGAGGAGCGGCAGCGCGCGGGCCGCCTCCCCGACGGCCACACCGGGCTGCTCGGCGTCCTCATCCAGGACCCGCAGCCGCTGCGCCTCGACGACCTGACGGCCGACCCGCGCTCCTCCGGCGTGCCCGCGGGACACCCCGAGATGCACAGCTTCCTCGGCGTCCCCATCCGGGTCCACACCGAGGTCTTCGGCAATCTGTACCTCACCGAGAAACCCGGCGGCTTCACCGAGGAGGACCTGTCCCTGCTCCGGGTCCTCGCCTCCCAGGCCGGCATCGCCATCGGCAACGCCCGGCTGTACGAGACCGCCCGGCAGCGGGAACGCTGGATCGAGGGCGCGGCCGCGGTGACCACCGCCCTGCTCACCGGCGCCTCCGCCGAGAACGCCCTGATGACCGTCGCCGAACAGGCCCGCATCCTCTCCGGCGCCTCCGCCGGGGTGGTCCTCCAGCCCACCACCGAGGGCGGCATGGAGATCGTCGCCGCCTCGACCACCGACGACCCCGGCGACCTGGTCGGCACGACGATCGCCCCCGGCTCCGCCGTCCTCGTCCAACTCCTCGGCGGCGAGCCCGTCTTCATCGAGGACTCGGCGAACGACCCCCGGATGACCACCCATGTCCGCACCCGGTTCGGCCCGTCGATGATGCTGCCGCTGCAGAGCGGCGGAAAACTCATCGGCACCCTCGCCCTCCCCCGGCGGCGCGGCGACGCCCCGTACACGGCGGTCGACCGGCTGCTCGCCTCCCAGTTCGCCTCGCAGGCGGCCCTGGCCCTGGTCCTCGCGGACGCCCGGCACGACAGGGAACGGCTCGCCGTCTTCGAGGACCGCGACCGGATCGCGCGCGACCTGCACGACCTGGTCGTCCAGCGGCTGTTCGCCACCGAGATGATGCTGGAGTCCACCCGGCGGCGGGCCGGCGAGTCCTCCGACGACAGCGCGCTGCTCGGCCGGGCCGTCGACGAGCTGGACTCCACGATCCAGGAGGTCCGCACCACCATCTTCGCCCTCCAGCAGCCACCGGCCGACGCGCCGACCTCCTTCCGCGGGAAGGTGCTGCGGGAGACCGGCGGCGCCGCGGTCCTGCTCGGCTTCCAGCCGTCCGTGCACTTCTCCGGCGCCGTCGACACCCTCGTCGACGAGGAGACCGCCGGCCGGCTCCTCGGCGCGCTGCGCGGGGCGCTCGCGGCGGCGCACCGGCGGCCGGGGATCGGCGCGATCACCGTCGAGGTGTCGGCCGGGGACGGCGGCGGCGCGCACCTGCGGGTCACGGACGACGGGACGCCACCGACGGTGGTGACGTGGCCGACCTGA